One genomic segment of Nocardia spumae includes these proteins:
- a CDS encoding phosphoglyceromutase, with protein MTYTLVLLRHGESEWNALNLFTGWVDVHLTDKGVAEGKRAGELLAEHGILPDIVYTSLLRRAISTANIALDAADRHWIPVVRDWRLNERHYGALQGKNKAQIRDQYGDDQFMMWRRSYDTPPPPIEADSEYSQDGDPRYAGIEVPATECLQDVVARMVPYWESTISAELVAGKTVLVAAHGNSLRALVKHLDGISDEDIAGLNIPTGIPLRYELDENLRPVGPAEYLDPEAAAAGAAAVAGQGGK; from the coding sequence ATGACGTACACCCTCGTGTTGCTGCGCCACGGCGAAAGCGAATGGAATGCTCTCAATCTGTTCACCGGCTGGGTGGATGTGCACCTGACCGACAAGGGTGTCGCCGAAGGCAAGCGCGCGGGTGAGTTGCTGGCCGAGCACGGCATCCTGCCCGATATCGTGTACACCTCGCTGCTGCGCCGCGCGATCAGCACCGCGAACATCGCCCTCGACGCCGCGGACCGGCACTGGATTCCGGTGGTTCGGGACTGGCGTCTCAACGAGCGTCACTACGGTGCGCTGCAGGGGAAGAACAAGGCGCAGATCCGCGATCAGTACGGCGATGATCAGTTCATGATGTGGCGGCGTAGCTACGACACCCCGCCGCCGCCGATCGAGGCCGACAGTGAATACAGCCAGGACGGCGATCCTCGCTACGCCGGTATCGAGGTCCCGGCCACCGAATGCCTGCAGGACGTGGTGGCCCGGATGGTGCCGTACTGGGAGTCCACGATCTCCGCGGAACTGGTGGCCGGTAAGACGGTCCTGGTCGCCGCGCACGGTAATTCGCTACGTGCGCTGGTGAAGCACCTGGACGGCATCTCCGACGAGGACATCGCCGGCCTGAACATCCCCACCGGTATTCCGCTGCGCTACGAACTGGACGAGAACCTGCGCCCGGTCGGCCCCGCCGAATACCTGGACCCGGAGGCCGCGGCCGCGGGTGCGGCCGCCGTCGCCGGCCAGGGCGGGAAGTAG
- a CDS encoding maleylpyruvate isomerase family mycothiol-dependent enzyme, translating to MTATETMLRAETFAERRRLADLLTELTPAQWETPSLCAGWQVRQVVAHITLAYRHSALRVIAGIIAAGGNFNRFSDRIAHRDTARLSDAELLTSLRTNIEHPWRPPRGGQRGALAHDVFHGLDITEPLGLTGPAPDRIALAIGDPDRRALAYFGVHLDGIALEATDTDLRIGDGTPIPLAAKDIALIVGGRRPVPAIDDGRG from the coding sequence ATGACCGCGACCGAAACGATGCTCCGGGCCGAAACCTTCGCCGAACGTCGACGCCTCGCCGACCTGCTGACCGAATTGACGCCCGCGCAATGGGAGACGCCCTCGCTGTGCGCGGGCTGGCAGGTCCGGCAGGTGGTCGCCCACATCACCCTCGCCTACCGGCATTCGGCGCTGCGGGTGATCGCCGGAATCATCGCCGCGGGCGGCAACTTCAACCGATTCAGCGACCGCATCGCGCATCGCGACACCGCCCGGTTGTCCGACGCCGAGTTGCTGACATCGCTGCGGACCAATATCGAACACCCCTGGCGCCCGCCGAGGGGCGGGCAGCGGGGAGCGCTGGCCCACGATGTCTTCCACGGTCTCGACATCACCGAACCACTCGGTCTGACCGGTCCGGCCCCCGACCGGATCGCCCTGGCCATCGGCGATCCGGACCGGCGGGCTCTCGCCTATTTCGGTGTGCACCTCGACGGTATCGCGCTCGAAGCCACCGATACCGATCTCCGCATCGGCGACGGAACACCGATTCCGCTGGCCGCCAAGGATATTGCGCTGATCGTCGGCGGCCGGCGACCGGTGCCGGCCATCGATGACGGCAGGGGGTGA
- a CDS encoding RNA polymerase subunit sigma-70, producing MTSTPGAMELEALRIPLTGYCYRMLGGSSETEDAVQETLLRAFRRLDTFDPARARLTTWAHRIAHNVCVDLLRASGRRASPMDISELGEPGEFGEPAAPGTYVEPMPGSRLTTATDPAQRIVERESIRLAFVAALQLLTPPQRAALILRDVLSFSAAETAEIMDSSAAAVDSALHRARATLAGHGPAPTSEAIAHELAERYVRAFETHDVDALVAVLHTDVTTSMPPVRWWMRGAATVASLVAASDACAADRLLVTDINGQLGFGQYRPDDTGVLKPFALVALEFRDERIGHTTTFLGTAERFAEFGLPTRL from the coding sequence ATGACATCCACGCCGGGTGCGATGGAGCTCGAGGCGCTGCGGATTCCGCTCACCGGATATTGCTACCGGATGCTCGGCGGTTCATCGGAGACCGAGGACGCGGTACAAGAGACCCTGCTGCGCGCGTTCCGCCGGCTCGACACCTTCGATCCGGCCCGCGCGCGACTCACCACCTGGGCGCATCGCATCGCGCACAACGTATGCGTCGACCTGCTGCGGGCATCGGGTCGGCGCGCATCCCCGATGGACATCAGTGAGCTGGGCGAACCCGGTGAGTTCGGGGAACCCGCGGCGCCGGGAACCTATGTGGAACCGATGCCGGGCTCGCGCCTGACCACGGCGACCGACCCCGCCCAGCGAATCGTCGAACGGGAGTCGATTCGTCTCGCGTTCGTCGCCGCCCTCCAGCTTCTGACGCCGCCGCAGCGAGCCGCGCTGATCCTGCGGGATGTGCTGTCGTTCTCGGCGGCGGAGACGGCCGAGATCATGGACAGCAGCGCGGCAGCGGTAGACAGCGCACTCCACCGGGCGCGGGCCACCCTCGCCGGTCACGGCCCCGCCCCGACCTCGGAGGCGATCGCACACGAGCTCGCCGAACGCTATGTGCGAGCGTTCGAGACCCACGACGTGGACGCGCTGGTCGCCGTACTGCACACCGATGTGACCACGTCGATGCCGCCGGTGCGCTGGTGGATGCGCGGCGCGGCGACAGTGGCGTCGCTGGTCGCGGCGAGCGACGCCTGCGCCGCCGACCGGCTGCTCGTCACCGATATCAACGGGCAGCTGGGGTTCGGCCAGTACCGGCCCGACGACACCGGCGTGTTGAAACCGTTCGCGCTGGTCGCACTGGAGTTCCGGGACGAGCGCATCGGCCATACGACGACTTTTCTCGGCACCGCAGAGCGGTTCGCGGAGTTCGGACTGCCTACCCGGCTCTGA
- a CDS encoding CocE/NonD family hydrolase — translation MKYALRATVAAVAAAVAVPFFATPAQAGPVATGPDGGAAGAAWTAAEDGPQQYPNIHIDWDVPITMSDGTVLKGNVYRPADAASHPIDTRTPVVVNMTPYTKLVSNLADHANSVPGLSDALLNLFRQIDLGGTPLSGVTDLTKAFGGGELRNFAVDRQLIKSGYTQVVVDVRGTGFSQGEWDMLRQREQQDTVEVIDWASRQAWSDGKVGMNGISYSGINQVQVAEKAPPALKAIFPVVPGSDLVDDVLAPGGGFGFNFIPLWLTAINSLKWVPDVQSILTGKFDNTWLSDRISDPYTYMDVLLNAYTNTDMNTLDPRVKNMLTDMSSERQGWLGDPSRIQVPTFVTGGWHDLFTYSESKIYNEIPLPPGQKQLFMGNTYHLNSGNEYGKPGLPPRLDVLQRAWFDKWLKGIDNGIDTYGPVTLRQQGGGWITQGGFGPSAPAEEAARYRRMYLSGEPSGLPGSVYDGSLTGEFTGAPARLTIAPGLTTVCSNDAAQATAGVLAVIDGCGKDSRVAETNALTFTSAPVAGETTISGPIAVRLNTVQDAADGYWTVTVNDVAPDGQSTVLSSGQLMASLREVDEEHSSRSDNGDYTDPRAYTSLDKRQPTVPGEATELNIALPATQAVLAPGHRLRVDVYAGNFPKGLPIAPMLVDTGLKPEHLQLDPNAPSFVNIPVKGESGW, via the coding sequence ATGAAGTACGCGTTACGCGCCACAGTCGCGGCTGTCGCGGCCGCGGTGGCCGTTCCATTCTTCGCTACTCCCGCCCAGGCCGGGCCCGTCGCGACCGGGCCGGACGGTGGCGCCGCCGGGGCGGCCTGGACCGCCGCCGAGGACGGCCCGCAGCAGTACCCGAATATCCACATCGACTGGGATGTGCCGATCACCATGAGTGACGGCACCGTGCTGAAGGGCAATGTGTACCGGCCCGCGGATGCCGCCAGTCACCCCATCGACACCCGGACGCCGGTGGTCGTGAACATGACCCCGTACACCAAGCTGGTGTCGAATCTGGCCGACCACGCCAATTCCGTTCCGGGACTGTCGGATGCGCTGCTGAATCTGTTCCGCCAGATCGACCTCGGCGGCACTCCGCTGTCGGGTGTCACGGATCTGACCAAGGCGTTCGGCGGTGGTGAACTCCGCAACTTCGCCGTCGACCGGCAGTTGATCAAGAGCGGTTACACCCAGGTCGTGGTGGATGTCCGCGGCACCGGATTCTCCCAGGGTGAATGGGATATGTTGCGCCAGCGCGAACAGCAGGACACGGTCGAGGTGATCGACTGGGCTTCGCGGCAGGCATGGTCCGACGGCAAAGTCGGGATGAACGGCATTTCCTATTCGGGAATCAACCAGGTGCAGGTCGCGGAGAAGGCGCCGCCGGCGCTGAAAGCGATCTTCCCGGTGGTACCGGGCAGCGATCTGGTCGACGATGTGCTCGCACCCGGCGGTGGATTCGGCTTCAATTTCATCCCGCTGTGGTTGACCGCGATCAACAGCCTGAAATGGGTGCCGGATGTGCAATCGATCCTGACCGGGAAATTCGACAACACCTGGCTCAGTGACCGGATCAGCGATCCGTACACCTATATGGATGTGCTGCTGAACGCCTACACCAATACCGATATGAACACCCTCGATCCGCGGGTGAAGAACATGCTGACGGATATGTCCTCGGAGCGTCAGGGGTGGCTCGGCGATCCGAGCCGGATCCAGGTGCCCACCTTCGTCACCGGCGGCTGGCACGATCTGTTCACCTACTCGGAATCCAAGATCTACAACGAGATTCCGTTGCCGCCCGGCCAGAAGCAGCTGTTCATGGGCAACACCTACCATCTGAACTCGGGTAACGAGTACGGCAAGCCGGGCCTGCCGCCGCGGCTGGACGTGCTGCAGCGGGCCTGGTTCGACAAGTGGCTCAAGGGAATCGACAACGGAATCGACACCTACGGTCCGGTGACGTTGCGACAGCAGGGCGGTGGCTGGATCACCCAGGGCGGTTTCGGCCCCTCGGCTCCGGCCGAGGAGGCGGCGCGGTATCGGCGGATGTATCTGTCGGGTGAACCTAGCGGTCTGCCGGGCAGTGTCTACGACGGTTCGCTGACCGGTGAGTTCACCGGAGCCCCTGCTCGTTTGACGATCGCGCCGGGGCTGACCACGGTGTGTTCCAACGACGCCGCACAGGCCACCGCGGGCGTGCTGGCGGTGATCGACGGGTGCGGTAAGGATTCCCGCGTCGCCGAGACCAACGCGCTCACCTTCACCAGTGCGCCGGTCGCCGGGGAGACCACCATCTCCGGACCGATCGCGGTGCGGCTCAACACCGTTCAGGATGCCGCCGACGGCTACTGGACGGTGACGGTCAACGATGTCGCACCCGACGGCCAGTCGACCGTGCTGTCCTCCGGGCAGTTGATGGCCTCACTGCGCGAGGTCGACGAGGAGCACAGCAGCCGTTCGGACAACGGTGATTACACCGATCCGCGGGCCTATACCTCACTGGACAAGCGACAGCCGACGGTGCCGGGTGAGGCCACCGAACTGAATATCGCCCTGCCCGCCACCCAGGCGGTGCTGGCGCCGGGCCATCGGCTGCGGGTCGACGTCTACGCCGGCAACTTCCCCAAGGGATTGCCGATCGCGCCGATGCTCGTGGACACCGGCCTGAAGCCGGAGCATCTGCAGCTGGATCCGAATGCCCCGAGCTTCGTGAACATTCCGGTCAAGGGGGAATCGGGCTGGTGA